A single window of Lynx canadensis isolate LIC74 chromosome C2, mLynCan4.pri.v2, whole genome shotgun sequence DNA harbors:
- the SEMA5B gene encoding semaphorin-5B, producing the protein MVFLGPLAVTLLPPSLTLLVFHLSSSQDVVTEPSSEQQLCTLREHPTVAFADLKPWVFNFTYPGARDFSQLALDPSRNQLIVGARNYLFRLSLANVSLLQATEWASNEDTRRSCQSKGKTEEECQNYVRVLIVTGRKVFMCGTNAFSPVCSSRQVGNLSRTIEKINGVARCPYDPRHNSTAVISSQGELYAATVIDFSGRDPAIYRSLGSGPPLRTAQYNSKWLNEPNFVAAYDIGLFAYFFLRENAVEHDCGRTVYSRVARVCKNDVGGRFLLEDTWTTFMKARLNCSRPGEVPFYYNELQSAFHLPEQDLIYGVFTTNVNSIAASAVCAFNLSAISQAFNGPFRSQENPRAAWLPIANPIPNFQCGTLPEVGPNENLTERSLQDAQRLFLMSEAVQPVTPEPCVTQDSVRFSHLVVDLVQAKDTLYHVLYIGTESGTILKALSTTSRSLRGCYLEELHVLPPGRREPLRSLRILHSARALFVGLSDGVLRVPLERCAAYRSQGACLGARDPYCGWDGKQQRCSTLEDSSNMSLWTQNITTCPVRNVTRDGGFGQWSPWQPCEHLDGDNSGSCLCRARACDSPRPRCGGRDCLGPAIHIANCSRNGAWTPWSSWALCSTSCGIGFQVRQRSCSNPAPRHGGRICVGKSREERFCNENTPCPVPIFWASWGSWSKCSSNCGGGVQSRRRSCENGNSCPGCGVEFKTCNPEGCPEVRRNTPWTPWLPVNVTQGGARQEQRFRFTCRAPLPDPHGLQFGRRRTETRTCPADGSGACDTDALVEDLLRSGATSPHSVSGGWAAWGPWSSCSRDCELGFRVRKRTCTNPEPRNGGLPCVGDAAEYQDCNPQACPVRGAWSCWTSWSPCSASCGGGHYQRTRSCTSPAPSPGEDICLGLHTEEALCATQACPEGWSPWSEWSACTEDGVQSRSRHCEELVPGPSTCAGNSSQSRPCPYSEIPVILPASSMEEATSCGGFSLIHLVATGVSCFLGSGLLTLVVYLSCQHCQRQSQESTLVHPATPNHLHYKGGGTPKNEKYTPMEFKTLNKNNLIPDDRANFYPLQQTNVYTTTYYPSPLNKHSFRPEASPGQRCFPNS; encoded by the exons GCCACAGAGTGGGCCTCCAATGAGGACACGCGTCGCTCCTGCCAAAGCAAAGGGAAGACTGAG GAGGAATGTCAGAACTACGTGCGAGTCCTGATTGTCACTGGCCGGAAAGTGTTCATGTGTGGGACCAATGCCTTTTCCCCAGTGTGCTCCAGCAGACAG GTGGGGAACCTCAGCCGGACCATAGAGAAGATCAATGGTGTGGCCCGCTGCCCCTACGACCCGCGCCACAACTCCACAGCTGTCATCTCCTCTCAGGGGGAGCTCTACGCGGCTACCGTCATCGACTTCTCAGGTCGGGACCCCGCCATCTACCGAAGCCTGGGCAGCGGGCCACCTCTTCGCACCGCCCAGTATAACTCCAAGTGGCTCAATG AGCCAAACTTTGTGGCAGCCTACGACATCGGGCTGTTCGCCTACTTCTTCCTGCGGGAGAACGCGGTGGAGCATGACTGCGGACGCACGGTGTATTCTCGTGTGGCCCGAGTATGCAAGAATGACGTGGGCGGCCGCTTCCTGCTGGAGGACACGTGGACCACGTTCATGAAGGCCCGGCTCAACTGCTCCCGCCCTGGCGAGGTCCCCTTCTACTACAACGAGCTGCAGAGTGCCTTCCACCTGCCTGAGCAGGACCTCATCTACGGGGTCTTCACCACCAACGT AAACAGCATTGCCGCTTCTGCTGTCTGCGCCTTCAACCTCAGTGCCATCTCCCAGGCTTTTAATGGCCCATTTCGCTCCCAGGAGAACCCCAGGGCTGCCTGGCTCCCCATCGCTAACCCCATCCCCAACTTCCAG TGCGGCACCCTGCCAGAGGTGGGCCCCAACGAGAACCTGACAGAGCGAAGCCTGCAGGACGCACAGCGCCTTTTCCTGATGAGCGAAGCTGTGCAGCCGGTAACGCCCGAGCCCTGTGTCACCCAGGACAGCGTGCGCTTCTCACACCTCGTAGTAGACCTTGTGCAGGCCAAGGACACGCTCTACCACGTGCTCTACATCGGCACGG AGTCGGGCACCATCCTCAAGGCACTGTCCACGACGAGCCGCAGCCTCCGCGGCTGCTACCTGGAGGAGCTGCACGTCCTGCCCCCCGGGCGCCGCGAGCCCCTGCGCAGCCTCCGCATCCTGCACAGCGCCCGCGCGCTCTTCGTGGGGCTGAGCGACGGCGTGCTGCGGGTCCCGCTGGAGAGGTGCGCCGCCTACCGCAGCCAGGG GGCATGCCTGGGGGCACGGGACCCATACTGCGGCTGGGACGGGAAGCAGCAACGTTGCAGCACGCTTGAGGACAGCTCCAACATGAGCCTCTGGACGCAGAACATAACCACGTGTCCT GTGCGGAATGTGACTCGGGATGGGGGCTTCGGCCAGTGGTCACCATGGCAACCATGTGAGCACTTAGATGGGGACAATTCGGGCTCTTGCCTTTGTCGGGCCCGAGCCTGTGACTCCCCCCGACCACGCTGTGGGGGCCGAGACTGCCTGGGGCCAGCCATCCATATTGCCAACTGTTCCAG GAATGGGGCGTGGACGCCGTGGTCCTCGTGGGCCCTGTGCAGCACGTCCTGTGGGATCGGATTCCAGGTCCGCCAGCGAAGTTGCAGCAACCCTGCTCCCCGCCACGGGGGCCGAATCTGCGTGGGCAAGAGCCGGGAGGAGCG GTTCTGTAACGAAAACACGCCTTGCCCGGTGCCCATCTTCTGGGCGTCGTGGGGTTCCTGGAGCAAGTGCAGCAGCAACTGTGGGGGCGGCGTGCAATCGCGGCGGCGGTCCTGTGAGAACGGCAACTCCTGCCCAGGCTGCGGAGTG GAGTTCAAGACGTGCAACCCAGAGGGCTGCCCGGAAGTGCGGCGCAACACCCCTTGGACGCCTTGGCTGCCGGTGAACGTGACTCAGGGCGGGGCGCGGCAGGAGCAACGCTTCCGCTTCACGTGCCGCGCGCCCCTGCCCGACCCCCACGGCCTGCAGTTTGGCCGGAGGAGGACGGAGACCAGAACCTGCCCCGCGGATGGCTCGGGCGCCTGCGACACCGATG CCCTGGTGGAGGATCTCCTGCGCAGCGGGGCCACTTCCCCGCACTCTGTGAGCGGGGGCTGGGCCGCGTGGGGCCCCTGGTCGTCCTGCTCCCGGGACTGCGAGCTGGGCTTCCGTGTCCGCAAGAGAACGTGCACGAACCCGGAGCCCCGCAACGGAGGCCTGCCATGCGTGGGCGACGCTGCCGAGTACCAGGACTGCAATCCCCAGGCTTGTCCAG TGCGGGGTGCTTGGTCCTGCTGGACTTCATGGTCCCCATGCTCAGCGTCTTGTGGTGGAGGCCACTATCAACGAACACGTTCCTGCACCAGCCCCGCGCCCTCCCCGGGCGAGGACATCTGTCTTGGTCTGCACACAGAGGAGGCACTGTGTGCTACACAGGCTTGCCCAG AAGGCTGGTCACCGTGGTCTGAGTGGAGTGCATGCACTGAGGACGGAGTCCAAAGCCGCAGCCGGCACTGTGAGGAGCTGGTCCCAGGGCCCAGCACCTGTGCTGGAAACAGCAGCCAGAGCCGCCCCTGCCCCTACAGCGAGATTCCTG TGATCCTGCCTGCCTCCAGCATGGAGGAGGCCACCAGCTGTGGAG ggtTCAGTCTTATCCACCTGGTAGCCACAGGTGTCTCCTGcttcctgggctctgggctgctgacCTTGGTGGTGTACCTGTCCTGCCAGCACTGCCAGCGCCAGTCCCAGGAATCCACACTTGTCCATCCTGCCACCCCCAACCACCTGCACTACAAGGGTGGGGGCACCCCCAAGAACGAGAAGTACACGCCCATGGAGTTCAAG ACCCTGAACAAGAATAACCTGATCCCTGATGACAGAGCCAATTTCTACCCACTGCAGCAGACCAATGTGTACACAACCACCTACTATCCCAGCCCGCTGAACAAACACAGCTTCCGGCCTGAGGCCTCACCTGGACAACGGTGCTTCCCCAACAGCTGA